TAATCTGAAAGAGAATACACTATCAGTCATAACCAACATAACTGAAAGCTTAATGTTTTTAAGTTAAAACAGGACCGCTTTTACCAACCAATGGCAGAATTCATGCAAAATCCTTTTGGTGTATTTTTATGGAAGAGAAAAACACCCAGAAGAAGCTGCTTATACTATTTACTAATAGTATGTTCGCTCAAAATGGTCTTACTTGTcttgatagattttgtttattGTCAAGGAGAACAAAGTAGTAGTAAAAAGTAACATGGAGAGTCATTGTTTTGATAATGCTTACTTATTCATCAAATCAAATGCATCATAGCTGATCTCTTCAGGAATCTTTGGCCATTGTATGTCTCTGTTAATTATGTTGTCAAAAATTTGCTGCAAAACAAAAAGCCATGAGCAATAATAATGTAGAAACTCATTGACCTCAGTAATTTCCAACAAGTTCACATGAGTAtatgtaaaaattaaaaattcacTCAAATATAACCATATAAAGagcatgaagaaaaaaaagtgaaatgtgGAGGGCCATTAGCCATTCCCTGAACAAAAGGTGGTACAAGCAACAGTGAGTAACACAAAATGAACCCGAGAACACTGGGAGCAAATACAATTGCAAAAACAACTGTCAGCAAGAACTAATAAGGACCTTAACAATCTTTATTTCGTGTTTTATAAGCAAATAATAAGCTGTGCCAACAGGTTTTGATCTGAGTTTTTGTTTAGATAAACAGGTTTTGATCTAAGTGATACAATTACTGTTTGTTATGCAAAGTTAGCAGACATGAACCTATCCATGACAGCAGTTAAAAAAAAGTGAGCAGATCATATGGAACTAATTTTGAAATGATAAAGCAAGTCGAGAAGTTGAGCTAAGACAGAACGGGAAATGGAACATGATTGATCAAATCCCCATCATATAACCACAGCTTCCTATTAAAGACGAGAGGAGACAACATTAGATCTACCGTCCACTCAAGTTGGGTAGAAGTATTTAAATATGATTCAGAAAAGCAAAATGAAAACAAGAAGAAACAGGGCCATCTACAACTTATTTTCAATATTTATCCGCATTGAGGAGGTGTTCTTTTTTAGGATATAACTAGTAAGGTACCCGTGCCGTTGCACGGGTCTGGACAGGTCACTGCGATTTTCATTGATTATAGCCATTGATTAAACAAAATCAACATTCGATATTTTAACAACATGATAATTTTTGCCATTGTACATATATTATCACCTAATGTGCATCTCCTAAGTTTAGAGGAGCCAAATCCATGACGAAACTACCTGCGGATGTTCTGCATTGAATGGTGGAATACCCACAAGAAGCTCATAAAGTATGACACCCACAGACCACCAATCTGCAGTTACACCTACAAGGAGAGCAAGTGTATATAAGAGTAAATCAAACAAAAGAGACTAGAAAACAAAAtgcaaaattaattaaattattttatttgaaaaaatcaGCTAACTAATAACACTTCTCGTATAAGATGTGCTATTAAATCAGTAGATAAAGGACAAACCATGTCCCATGCCAAGGAGTATTTCCGGTGCCAAATAATCTGGGGTGCCCACTACCGATTGTTTTCGACGTTCTTCCCTTTTTGAAGAGTGTTGAGACTTTGGTTCATCATCTCCTAGGAAATCATTACTGGAAAAGGATGGTGCGGACAAATCATCTGTACTGTTGATAAGACCAACCTTAGAGAGACCAAAATCTGTCAACTGTAATAACAGGGATTAAACATTTAGGAAAAATGACAAAAATACTTTCATTGAAGTACTGTGAGATATTTTATGACAATTAGTAGAAATAAATAGCCCTCGGGCCACAATATGACAATCCTTGGAGTAAACACCAATAAATTTGTGCTGGTTGATTTAATCGAATTAGAATAGTTGTGGTGACACTATTTTCATATAAGCAGTTGAACGCCAAATAATGGGAGGTGTGTGTCTTGGCTGGATACATCATACATGTAAAGAACACTCCTTATAATGATTTGGGACAGTTCTCTCCTCTTAAGCTAGCTTTTCAGATTGTTAATTGGGTTCATTTGCAATTCTAATTTAAACTAACGTAAAATCTTCTAGTGGAGTGCCATATGTATTTCAGACTATTTTTTTACTCATCAAAATGACAATAAAAATGGAGCGGGTATGTATGTAAAACAGGGGATTTGAATCTTGAAGTTTTGGTAACATATTAGGATTAAAATAGATCTTGAAGTTTTGATTTGaggtaaaaatacgataaaagtAGTGAAGAAATATAGAGACTTCATTCAATATAAAATAGAAATTGGTACACATTAAATAAACTGCATTATACAAAGACACAGAATTTTGTATGCTTAAATTCTaaggttttatttttttaattggagATAGAAGAGGGTGCGGGTATGTATGTAAAACAGGGGATTTGAATCCATGATGCTGACCTTAATGTGACCATCTTGACCAATCAACAAGTTATCTGGTTTCAAGTCTCTGTGAATCACATTTAAGGAATGTAAATACTCCAAAGCAAGAACCTGTGGAGTAACAACGAAAAAAAATAAGACAAAATAGAAACTAGAACATTGCAAGAACTTAAAAGATATCCACATGAAAAACTAAGAAAAAGGTTAATATGCTTACAACTTCTGCAATATATACACGAGCCATAGCTTCATCTAAGCAACCTAGATTTCTCAACAGAGAATAAAGATCTCCGCCATTTAAATACTCCATTACCAGATAAAGATTTTCCCTACATGTGAAAGAGTAGAAAAACCGGACCTGTTCATCAGAGTTAGATGGAAATTAGATGAAGTACCTATATGCAACAACTTCACAAATGGACGATACATGGTAATCCTGCTTACCACGAAAGGGTTTCGAACAGATATAAGGATGTCTCGCTCAGCCAAAATACTCTGTACTGCATTTTTGCGGATCATATCTTTCTTTTTCAGAACCTACagaaataacaacaacaaaaatgttTTAACCTTTTCCAATTACTCAGTTAATTAGTCAAGAAGATTTTCTAATGGTTTCTATAACCAACAATAGCCAATTGGCCAAGCTGGACTAAAGAATGCTCGCATAGTTTTACAGTTCAGGAACGTGCTATTACAAAGTGCAGTTTAATAACAATTCATAAAGAATTAATTTATCTCAtctttctttggctttctttctgaAAATAAATCAAGTCAGTGGATAAGGAAGCCGACCTTTATAGCAAATAAATCACCAGTTGCTCTTTTTCGGGCAAGAAATACTCGTCCAAATGCACCCCTGCTTATTGgttttattatttcaaaatcttcaATAGAGGTTCGGTCCTTAGAACAAGTATTTATTGGGCTAGCACGAAGGCTTCGGACTGTATCGTCTTCCACTGAACTCTCTTCATCAGCATTGCTAGTTGATGAATCTACCTTTTCATCTTCTATCTGCCCACAAAGAGATATGTATTTCTCCCTGTAAAATGAAGTTGTAAATTCCAAGGTAAACTTTAAACATTATGCCAGGAGAAGAAAACAAATCACAAAGAAGGTAAGTCATCAAAATTTCAGTTTATACTGTCAACAAAGTTGGTCTAAAGAAATGTTGAAAAATCTTATCAATGCTTCAAGATCACCAAAAATACATGGCTGTACTACAAACACAACAGAGAAGTTACAAATGCTCACTGCAAAAGTTTTTCTATTCGTCGTCCAAAAGTCTCCACTATAAGTGCATCCACTTTTCTATCTTGGATTGCATATTTCAGGTCCTCTAAGCGATCCAGCATATACTCCAAAGCACTGTAGTCACAGTTGTTCACATTTGCTATAGCACGAGCTATTTCAACTAGCTTGTTTATCTGTCATTTAATTTGACAGTGTCATTTTTAATGTTAAAATGCAGAAATTCAACGAAAATATGACCGAAGAAGTCATGAGTTACAATGTAAACATGCTAATATTATGATATGTAACATCATGTTTTTCTGCATGTTATAATATGTTATAGTTATGAAGAAAAATAGCCGCAGGAAAGTTTAAACCTGATCATAACTCTCAAGCTCAGATAATGTTCTCCGCCCACTTAGTAACATTTCTATCTGACTGGTCCGTGGTGTTACCAACGGTGACCTCGGTGTCAAGCTTCCGGCTGAAGATACCTTTGTGCCAAGATCAGGTTTTAAGCAGATACGTGCTTCACATGATATTTCAGATGAAAGGTTCAGATCATCCATGACAAAAGTACTGTCAGCTTCAGAGGTATGGTCAAGCATGTCTTCAGAGCATCTACATGTTAAGTTATTTCTCTCTGAAGATAACTCATTGAATTCTTCATGCACACTTGATGTTGATACTCTAACCATCTCAAAGGTTTCTCCAGGAGTATCGGTGCTTTTTGGTGTGCTTTTTGGTGTCCAAGATTCCAGTATCCTCTCAATAGTTTCACAAACTCTTTCAAGGCGTTCATTTACAGTTAAGCCTTTCAAATCGCACCGATCAGCAATTGTGCATATTCGAGAATGCTCCTCCACATGTACAATTGGTATTTCAACCTCACAAATCCTGCAGATCATTGAATCCTCATATGATAGATTTTGCTGATCTCCCCAGAATCCCCAAGAAGCCTTCCTCGTTCTGGAGGATGACTGTGAATGTTCAGGATGACATGATAAAGTATCCAAATTTTCAGCATTTTCATCTTTGACTAGCAAATGATCGTTGGATGGAGAGTCTGCGGCATCTTGGTCTTTGCGCTTTTTCTCAGCAGCAGATGGAAGCTTTCTCCAGGAAGACATCCTATAGCTGCTAGGAGTTGATTCAGCAGATGGAACCTCCACATTGTCATTCACAACACTTGCAAGTTGGTCAACTTGACTTTGTTTTGTCATCAGCTTATCTTGCTCTTTTCCATGTGACTTTCTAAACTGCTTCTCAGCCATCTCATGTCCACTAGGTGGAATACTTGGTGGTTTCTGCTGTGAAGACTTTGCAATTTGTTCTGGATATACTCCGAGATCACTGAGTTGGTGAAGACCCAGAATGTGATCCTGTTCATAGCCACTTTCCTTCTGAAATTGCACTAGGCGAGTGCACCGAGTGAGAATAAATAGCAGGCGCGTATGAGCTTGCTTGAGGACCCCCACTGGTAATTCTTGACGCTTGTCATCAAGACTTTGAACAATAGATTCACATTTGATCCAAAACTCAGCAGGTGACATCTTTGCGCATTGTCGAGCAACAACAAGCAGATCCTCCAACCTCTCTTTCCATTCAGAATGAGACCCTGAAATCTTTTCAAGAGTACCCACCAAATCTCCAGCAAAACCACCCAAGTCAGAATCAACTTCTTCCTTCAACTTTTCAAACTTAGCTctaattgccaacatggcttccttcaaaataaaattttgggAGGAAATTGGTTTAAATAAACTTAAGCATTCGCAAACTGATATTAACACTGATAAACTTGAACAAGTTAAAGGAAGAGTACCTCCATGTGCCCAAAGACACGATGTTTCCAGATGGGAAAAGGCCTAACTCCTTTGGAGTTGAGCTCCACGGAAAAGCTCTTAATATCAGGGTTTCTCTTTTTGCGGCCACTGGTGAGACGCAGGATTTCCTGAAAACGTGGGGATTGCATTTCTTTGGCGAAAGCGGCATGATTACCCTGTACCAAAAACACATGCCATGAGCCTGAGCTAACTACATTTCTCCAACTATTGGCTATACACATCACCCCATCACAAGAAAATGCATTATTGAAAAAACAAAGCAATGCCATCCAATTCAACAAATTATTAATATATGTATGACCTCACCTCAGGAAGAAGATGTGAATGAGCTTTCAACGATTTGGACTGAGACCAATGAGCTTTTCCCCCTGAAGAACAACAACATCGGAAATGAAATTGATATTCAAGCGAACATGCATGTGAGATTGaacaataaatcaaaaattAATTTCCCATTTACACATTAGAAAACCTAAAACTGGAAGAAGAGTGAAAAATGTGGACCTAGGTCCTTGGAATGGGAAGGTTTGGATCTGGGTTTGGCGTCCTTTGGGAAGATGGGAGGGGCGCCAAGGGAGGAAGAGTAGCGAAGAGGCGAGGAAGAGTAGCGCGTGCGAATGTGGTTGAGCCCTAAGGCCGAGGCGAGCAAGATGGAAGGAGAACCGGGACGTACACGTACACCTTCTTCCTTCTCGTGTTCCGGTTTGTCTTCTTCTGGTtcgtcttcatcatcatcatcatcggcGGCGCGTCGATTTAGGATGTGGGGAGTTTTCTGGAGCTTAGCTCTGGAGGCGAGGGGCGAGGGGGTCCCCGGAGCGGAATGGGGTTGGGGAGAACGCGGCGGCTGAGGGGTGGACGACATTCTTCATGGCATTGTGAGTGTGTGATGAGATTGAgagagtgagattcggagagagagagagattggaaTGAAGAGAGGGTGATGACTGATGAGAAAGAGAGTTTCGCGGGTGGCGGAGGCATGAAATGGGGACAGCGAAGCGTCCGTGATTTTGTTTCAGTTTGGGAAGAGAGAGTTCGTTATGGAATGgaatcaaaaatcaaaaatgAATGTCAAACGTGTTTCCCGCGAACCAACTACTCACCTTGGGAATAAGATTGGCTTCAACTTCTCCCTCCTTGTTTATCATTTTATCATCAATAATTCATTCTTCACCCACCTCCACCTTCCACATAGATAGATAAATGAAgtaatgagagagaaaaataataagttGGACAGGGCGGGACATGAAAAGAACTTCATGCCCGCCCATGACACTCATGGAACAGGATGACGCATCGGTCTCGCAAAGATCATGGGCGACGATGGATGGACTGAGGGTCAACCGTCTTACCGGTGGTCCCATctgccagctggaagattcttttGGGTTTGTCCTATCTGCATAGGGATTTGGGTCTTGTTTGTAAAGGCTCAAATATATGAACAATCTAGATGATGaccacaccctctataaaaAGGAGGTTTTTACCTTGTATCTGACGATTTTACtatcattaatgagaatatttcatttttattacTTCATGTCTATAtttgtgctctgctagggtttcctcACATAACATAAGTGATGTGATAGAGAAAGATAGGAGGAGAAAGTGAGTGAAAATAAGATGCTAGAGAAAGATGGTGTGAATAAATCATAACTCATTAAATAGAAAGCTCGCAGAGGTCCACTCCTAGATCAGAGCGACAGAGGATTTCCAAATGAAGGTTGCCTACCAACGAGGAATTTTTTGGACACCAGAGGTTCTAGCCTTTGAGGCATCGACCTATGGGAATGTGAAATGTAAATCTAAAATCTCATCCGTCATCACTTGTGTTAACCCAGagattttgttattttattattatccaaatatatttcaaaatttaattagggtgttatattattaaaatgaaagttcAAAATGCACAGTGATCAAGGCTCTTATAGCAGAAGAAAATGTATTCATAAAAAACAAGAAGAATCACCTAGGGCACATAGAAGGCTTCTAATGCTTATTTTGCTACTTTATGCTTCTAACACATTTATCTCATGAATCATTAAGATTTATGGAGGCAAAAGATTAACTCAGAATGAGTTTAATCATGCAAAATATAAATTGGGAAAAGAAATATATCCTAAAAGATTCAGTTTAGAACCTCCAATGTGTACTGTAGGAAAATTTCCGCAAATTGACACCTCGATGAAGAGTAATCTAAAGCATATATGTATTACATGCCTTCATGCTGTAAATGAGAGAACTCTCTAACAATCCTATATGTCTTGACTTTTATCCCCTTTCTCTTCACTTCTAAATTCAAAaatgcaaaagaaaaacaaaaaattgggGAGGAGCATCCTTTTGGTGAAAATAAGGTCATACTTTTAAGACTTTCTTTGGCCTTTTTGAACTCCCTTCTCTTTTATCAGCCTCAGCAGATTTCTTCTTGTCcttcctttctctcttttttaGAGCAGTCATGTGGGCTTTTAATATAGTTGCATAAGAAGCTTGAAAGCGCTGATGATCCTTTGGTCCAACCTTTCCAATGAAAAACCATTAACAATAAGTGGAAAAACATTATATGAACATGAATATAAGTGGAAAGCAGAAATagacaaaaacaaattacaggGGAAACCAGGTGTCAAGTAACCCCAACTTCAACAAAATTTAGGCTACAGACATGAATTAATCACTTCAGACATAATTCCCATCTCAACTTTTAACCAAAGCAAGCTAAGATAATTGGAAGGCATTACTACGACAAACAAAAATATGAAATAGAGTCAATAGACCATCCTTCCAGCCACCTTTCATTGCCATGCATTGATGATCTGAAATAAGTTTTGGAACACTATAAAATAGGATTCACGATAGTGAATACAAAACGAACAATTGATTCAGCACAACTAACTAGTGTTGATTTGTTTCTCTTTCACTAATTCCCCATTCCCCTAAGGTGAAATCAGTGTACTCATATGAATGCCTATGAAACATCACAGCTAAGACAGAGAACTAAGATTCAATGCATATCTACTTAGAAGCTTATAAATGCACACTTGTCACAATTTGCATAGGCTCAGACTTGAACACATTTAACAGGTAAAGGAATAGTTGAAAgaccaaagtgaaaaataaaaaagatacaTACTGAGGTAGAAATAGTCTTTTTCCCATCAGTGGCACGGATGAGGCATCTGTACTCAATTGCTTCACCAGCCGTCGCCAATTTATTCCTCTGCACTTTAGATTTCAGGGATGCTAACAACAAGAAAATAATAAGTTTCCAGGAAGACTGTAGAAGAAGCTATGACAATAAGAAGGCAACATTAACATACACACATCGTTAAAGGGTAACCCAAACAGAGCCCTTCTCAGTGGTGCACTCAAACATGCTGGTGAGCTCATTGAGAAACGGATCTGGCTGTAGAAGAACCTATCACAATCAGGTGAATCATTGGAAAATGGAAATAACAGTGTGGTTCTACTAATCAAAGAGGACGCTAAATTCAATTCTGGAAGCGAATGATTAAAACTGAATGAGAATGAGAACGGAAGATACACGCAATTACCATGGCGAGAGTGAGAGCCGAGAGGGTTACAAACACGAGCGTTTCTgcgtttggtttggtttgggtgTTGAAGACGAAGACGCGCTCTTCTGCTGAGTCTGAGTTGAATGGAAAAGGAAACCAAAAATAAAAGCCCAATACCTGCTTCAATTGGGCCCTGCTCGActaacttattttttttttaaactagcAGAATTACTCGTGtcctgcacgggtgacttttgttatttgcaatttaaattttatgtaatattatgttttctaattttttagtaaatataC
This portion of the Lotus japonicus ecotype B-129 chromosome 3, LjGifu_v1.2 genome encodes:
- the LOC130747969 gene encoding probable serine/threonine protein kinase IRE isoform X1, producing the protein MSSTPQPPRSPQPHSAPGTPSPLASRAKLQKTPHILNRRAADDDDDEDEPEEDKPEHEKEEGVRVRPGSPSILLASALGLNHIRTRYSSSPLRYSSSLGAPPIFPKDAKPRSKPSHSKDLGGKAHWSQSKSLKAHSHLLPEGNHAAFAKEMQSPRFQEILRLTSGRKKRNPDIKSFSVELNSKGVRPFPIWKHRVFGHMEEAMLAIRAKFEKLKEEVDSDLGGFAGDLVGTLEKISGSHSEWKERLEDLLVVARQCAKMSPAEFWIKCESIVQSLDDKRQELPVGVLKQAHTRLLFILTRCTRLVQFQKESGYEQDHILGLHQLSDLGVYPEQIAKSSQQKPPSIPPSGHEMAEKQFRKSHGKEQDKLMTKQSQVDQLASVVNDNVEVPSAESTPSSYRMSSWRKLPSAAEKKRKDQDAADSPSNDHLLVKDENAENLDTLSCHPEHSQSSSRTRKASWGFWGDQQNLSYEDSMICRICEVEIPIVHVEEHSRICTIADRCDLKGLTVNERLERVCETIERILESWTPKSTPKSTDTPGETFEMVRVSTSSVHEEFNELSSERNNLTCRCSEDMLDHTSEADSTFVMDDLNLSSEISCEARICLKPDLGTKVSSAGSLTPRSPLVTPRTSQIEMLLSGRRTLSELESYDQINKLVEIARAIANVNNCDYSALEYMLDRLEDLKYAIQDRKVDALIVETFGRRIEKLLQEKYISLCGQIEDEKVDSSTSNADEESSVEDDTVRSLRASPINTCSKDRTSIEDFEIIKPISRGAFGRVFLARKRATGDLFAIKVLKKKDMIRKNAVQSILAERDILISVRNPFVVRFFYSFTCRENLYLVMEYLNGGDLYSLLRNLGCLDEAMARVYIAEVVLALEYLHSLNVIHRDLKPDNLLIGQDGHIKLTDFGLSKVGLINSTDDLSAPSFSSNDFLGDDEPKSQHSSKREERRKQSVVGTPDYLAPEILLGMGHGVTADWWSVGVILYELLVGIPPFNAEHPQQIFDNIINRDIQWPKIPEEISYDAFDLMNKLLNENPVQRLGATGATEVKRHAFFKDISWDTLARQKAMFIPSAEALDTSYFMSRYIWNPEDEHCVGGSDFDDITETCSSGSGSDLLDEDGDECGSLADFPGPALEVQYSFSNFSFKNLSQLASINYDLVIRNSKESPNDSNPSVS
- the LOC130747970 gene encoding signal recognition particle 14 kDa protein-like, producing MSSPACLSAPLRRALFGLPFNDVSSLKSKVQRNKLATAGEAIEYRCLIRATDGKKTISTSVGPKDHQRFQASYATILKAHMTALKKRERKDKKKSAEADKREGSSKRPKKVLKV
- the LOC130747969 gene encoding probable serine/threonine protein kinase IRE isoform X2, with the protein product MQSPRFQEILRLTSGRKKRNPDIKSFSVELNSKGVRPFPIWKHRVFGHMEEAMLAIRAKFEKLKEEVDSDLGGFAGDLVGTLEKISGSHSEWKERLEDLLVVARQCAKMSPAEFWIKCESIVQSLDDKRQELPVGVLKQAHTRLLFILTRCTRLVQFQKESGYEQDHILGLHQLSDLGVYPEQIAKSSQQKPPSIPPSGHEMAEKQFRKSHGKEQDKLMTKQSQVDQLASVVNDNVEVPSAESTPSSYRMSSWRKLPSAAEKKRKDQDAADSPSNDHLLVKDENAENLDTLSCHPEHSQSSSRTRKASWGFWGDQQNLSYEDSMICRICEVEIPIVHVEEHSRICTIADRCDLKGLTVNERLERVCETIERILESWTPKSTPKSTDTPGETFEMVRVSTSSVHEEFNELSSERNNLTCRCSEDMLDHTSEADSTFVMDDLNLSSEISCEARICLKPDLGTKVSSAGSLTPRSPLVTPRTSQIEMLLSGRRTLSELESYDQINKLVEIARAIANVNNCDYSALEYMLDRLEDLKYAIQDRKVDALIVETFGRRIEKLLQEKYISLCGQIEDEKVDSSTSNADEESSVEDDTVRSLRASPINTCSKDRTSIEDFEIIKPISRGAFGRVFLARKRATGDLFAIKVLKKKDMIRKNAVQSILAERDILISVRNPFVVRFFYSFTCRENLYLVMEYLNGGDLYSLLRNLGCLDEAMARVYIAEVVLALEYLHSLNVIHRDLKPDNLLIGQDGHIKLTDFGLSKVGLINSTDDLSAPSFSSNDFLGDDEPKSQHSSKREERRKQSVVGTPDYLAPEILLGMGHGVTADWWSVGVILYELLVGIPPFNAEHPQQIFDNIINRDIQWPKIPEEISYDAFDLMNKLLNENPVQRLGATGATEVKRHAFFKDISWDTLARQKAMFIPSAEALDTSYFMSRYIWNPEDEHCVGGSDFDDITETCSSGSGSDLLDEDGDECGSLADFPGPALEVQYSFSNFSFKNLSQLASINYDLVIRNSKESPNDSNPSVS